The region AAAATGGCAGGGTTAGAGCTCTTATACAGCACTGTCGTCAGTAACATCACCTGCCCACAggatgttgttgtttgtttcgttCATTGGGAAATTGTACGAAGCGGGCACAAATGTCTTGGATCTGGAGATCAGGTAAGgagacagctagctagctaagtacTCTAGGCAACCTAGTAGAAAGTAAGGTTTTTTTCATATAGGGTTATACTAGCAGGTCGGCTAACCATGCAACTGACTCTTATTATATTATTGAAATTGTATAAATTGTATCTATAAATGTAATCTTGGTTGCTGTTCGATTCTGTATTTGCTTACTCCCTATCACAGCCTCAGCAAAATGATAAAAAGTCGGAGTTACTCCCTCCCGGTTGGAACGACAGCAAGGAGTTATATACATTGCGCTACCAGTCCAAGAATGACAAGTCCCATTTGCTTCTCAAAGCCATCACTGCGGACTCCACCTTGATTTTCTACATAATGGTATTGTTCTCCTGTAGCCCGAAATGTCTGTGGTTTCTAGGGATAGCAGGCGCCTAGTAGGCACTCCTAAAATGcagttattaatatttaaattatgtcaTGGTTTGCTGAATTTCAATTACTTTGCATTAGCACCTGAGCAAGGTAAAAACGACGGAACATCGACAAATTGTAGATAAATGTTCTGTGCTTTGTGGAAGAAAACATGAATGTTATATAACACCGACTTTCGATTTCTTGCGTCAGGAATCGGCCACTGAGCGAGTTTCAGATTTAACCGTCAACGTGAGTGACTATGTCGACGCAGACAATCTGCAGGAATTTGACAGGTTGGTTGGAACATGCATTAAGTGAACTATTCTGAAAACGTATTTTTGAAAGTGTGCGGTTGTACTTTTAAAGGACGTTTAAATGTCAAAAAGCTGACCAACCTATATAATCGgctagtccaccagtttgacTCATCTTTATCAGCTCTGACCAGCTTTGTCCTTCTAGAGACCAGTTATCAGCTAGAAGTGTCGAAAACAGAGTTTAAACCAAGTTTATAATCCTAGCTGGAATTTTTAGCAGGGACATTATTACTGTATATGTACCAGAAAGTTGTTTTGCATGCCTCTGTTCACATCCATCCCTGCACCAAACATCccaatgaggtttttttttctgagctggaAGCGTTGATTAGGCCCATGTCTTGACAGAGTGTTCAAGAACACAGAGGAACTGGCAAAAAAGGTTCAGTCAGGGCTTCTTCTGCCAGACTCTTCAGTGAAGGGAGAATCCAGCAAGAAGGCTGAAAAGAGGCCCTCCAATGATCCACCTCCAGACCGGGACCCTCTCCTAATTCCTCCAAGGAACCCCTACACCAGCAGGCAGCCGCGCTGGTAAGTACAAAGAGAACATCTGTTTCTCTCATCTGCCttgaaaaataagaatgtgtGATGCTTGACACGTATAAGGATTGCTTTTTGAATTGCAGACATTGCTCACATTCATCATCCAGGCTACATCTatgttcataattttgaaaTCGTGCAACATCTAAGGAAAATGTGCTGCTTTACCTCCGGGCAAGAAGAAGTTTAATCTTTATTACCAGCTGCTAAGTGGAGTACGTTTGTGTTTCCGTGCTCTGGACTAGACGGTTAGGATTTCACATTAATCATTCCTGCAATGAAGTTCAATAAGCCCATTTCTAAAGGGTATTGTGCAGGTTTCAATTCTGGAATTGTGTGGCCAAGGGAGGAGTTTAGTCGGCATGGTTTCCCCAACTGTTTTCTCATTAGTGATCCCTCTGATCAGTTGGATACTTGCGGCCTGTCTGCAGTTGGCATGCAGTCTACTGGAAAGAAACAGCATCTGGCAGCGTGTGGCTAATGTCTCAGAGGAGATGCCTTCTCGTCTGCATTCTTCTGAGTTGACGGAGCGTACTGTAGCGATGATTACTGCTGAAACTGGGCACTCTAAATagggagaaaaaagaatgtAGACACAGTCTAAAAATATGCATCCTATT is a window of Anguilla anguilla isolate fAngAng1 chromosome 13, fAngAng1.pri, whole genome shotgun sequence DNA encoding:
- the psmf1 gene encoding proteasome inhibitor PI31 subunit translates to MAGLELLYSTVVSNITCPQDVVVCFVHWEIVRSGHKCLGSGDQPQQNDKKSELLPPGWNDSKELYTLRYQSKNDKSHLLLKAITADSTLIFYIMESATERVSDLTVNVSDYVDADNLQEFDRVFKNTEELAKKVQSGLLLPDSSVKGESSKKAEKRPSNDPPPDRDPLLIPPRNPYTSRQPRWPDPLAPFAAGGADLDPLSGRPGGMLMDPLRSGFPRSGFDPSAGIPGRLPPGAVPPGARFDPFGPVGQNRPGPDPDHMPPPGYDDMFM